The genome window CCGCCGAAGCTCTTTTTCAACCAGGTCGAGCAACTCGGGCGATTCGTCAAAGCCCACTGTTTGCAGATCCATTTTAATGCCCTCTATATTGTATTCCATAGTGATTCTCTTTTGTTGTTAAAGAACTGAACTACCCTTAAAACCGAAATAAAGCCGCTGCTGTTATCGGTTCCTGCTGTCCAAGCAGATTTACTTCGTCCAGAACGTACACTTCGCCGTTATACCGCATGGTCAGCAAGGCTAGTTTGTCGATCAGCGATTCGCTCTCTTCCTGCTGGGAATCGTGAATGGTAAGCGCCATTGTTTCTTCGTCGAAGTGCCCCCACACATCGGTATGGGTCTGCACAAAAAGGGCTTCGATTCGTGCCGATGCGGCGGCTTCCAGCAGTTCCCGGATATCAGTAGAGCCTAATCCGTTATCGTTGTTATTTTGGTACTGCTCGATGCGCAGCTGTCGTTTTGTTTCTAAGCTATCCCCCAACAGCTCGTTGGCCATGCGGTGAATTTCGTTAATGTCAACGTTGTCAAAATTACCCGTTAGACCGCTTTCGTGCAGATGCGGATAGGTATTAACTTCCCGGTAAATAGGCTGCAAATACTCTACGGAGGCGATAACGAGCGGCGCGTTTTGATCACCAATCAGGTTGCGAATGCCTTCGTCGATCAGGCGGAAGAAATCGGCCAGAAGGTGATTTTTTTCCTTATTAGCCAGATCGTCGCTGGTGTACATGGCCGCTACGCCCCCCTGACCCGCCATACCGGCATTGAATCCCTGCAACTCTTTCTCGAACCGGTAGTATTTCGTCACTTTATCCATGCTGGACGGCATTTCTTCCTCCGAATCGAGTGGGACGATAGAAAAATAATTAGCCCGGTAGAGGGCCACTCCGTTTTTGCCAAGTTGCAACACGTAGTATTCCGGGAAAGGTTGGGCAAACGGAAGCAACGGCTGCAATAGAAAGCGGGAATTTATATGAAAGGTATTCTCCAACGGCAGCGGACTGTGGTAAACCGCAAAGTAGTCGGGGTTTCTGAAAGCCGCCAATCCTTCTTGCTGGTGACGCCAGAAATTCGGATCGTCGAGCAGGGTTTCCAGCGGCTGCATTAACTCGTCAATCTCCTCCGGGCGTACCTCCTGACTCTTCAGCGTTTGCCTGGCTGTTTGAATATGATTCTTAAACGTAAGCGCATCCTGCCGTTCGAGAACCTCTTTCCCCCGGCGATGGGTGGGCATAAAAATAGATATAGAATGCTTGTGCTTCTGCTCGGCTAGTTCGAGCAATTTCTCTTTTCCTGAATTGATTAAAACCATAACGTTGCCTTTTATCCGGTAAGCGTGGAAGCCGGAGTTTCAAAAAATGTTGTACTATTTCTTTATTATACTAACTAAAAGAAAGCACAGGTGGCTTGGAGATAATGCAATTCTAAGGTTTTTCTAAGCTTTTTCAGAACAAAGATCGGGCGGTTTTTCTGGATTTAAACGGCCTGAATAAGCCGCCGGATTTTGGGGTTAAGCTTGGTCTACGCAGGTATAGATCTGGCGAATAGCCCGCTCAATGCGCTGCCAACCTTCGTCCGATTGCAGGTCAATATCGAACAGCTTGTAGTTAGCCGAGGCTAAAAAGGAAAGTTGCGTAATGGCCGCCAGCAGGATGGCGGCGACCGCTTTGGTATCGTGACGGGTATCCGGCGAAAGCTGGTTCACCAATTTTTGCAACGCCTCTTGCCGGGTTTGGGTCATGTGCGCACTTAGGGCCGAACCTGAGTTGGCTATTTCCCATTTCAGTAGCTCCTGGGCAACGCGGCGGTGCCTGAACGCCCGTGCAAACTGAACCATATAATCCGACCAAACCTGATTTTGGGAAGAGGTAGTCATCCTTTCCCGATTATTCTCCAGAAACTGATCGTTAAAAATCGTCCAGAAATCACTCTGCTCCGTGAAGGATTGCATAAGCCCTTCGTAGCCACCAAAATAGCGATAGATCAATACCTTGTTGATGCCCGCTTTGTCGGCAACTGCGTTGATTCCGGCTTTGTCAGCACCCTGCTCGGCAATAACGTCTCCCAAGGCAGCCAGGATGCGTTGCATGGTCATCTGACGATTCCGTTTAGCTATCTTTTTCATGAAGCAGCAACCCGTTTAAACGTTACTTTTTTCGGCTGACTTACGGCGGAGTTTTACGCATTAATAGTTGCAAAACCTAAAGTAAGTTCGATTCATGCAAGAAGCAAAAAAGAGTCTTTTTATTAATAGAATACTTAGTTAGCGTGTTAAAAACGAGTTTGTTAGGTGTTTTTTGTCCTTTTAAGCATCGTCTCCGTTTAAATGTTCCAGGAAGACCCATAGAACGCTGCCAGCAGTTCACGCCTGCGTCGCGACGGCTTTTCTAAAAGGGTAGAGAAAAAGCAAGAATGTAACGATTTTTTGGATGCATAAACAAGCGCAATCTGAGGGGAATCAGCGCTCGGGGTAGGCTTCTAGTTGCCGCGCTAAATCGTGGATCGCTTCCTGGAGTTGCTGGCGCGATAGCGTAATTTCCAGTTGACAGGGAAAATCATTGTAGGGATGCCACGAAGGCGTCAGGTCATGATCTAGCTGCACTTGGAGGTGATACTGCTCCGCGGGTAAGGCTACCAGTTCCATGCTCAAACCCGGCTCGGAGAAGTTAAGGGTAAGGTGGCTGCTGGACTGGTTCGCGATTTTTTGCAGGTTTTCCAGCAGTCGGTTGAGTTCCCAGGTCCGTATGGGGGTTTCCTGGGTGTGTTTTTCCTGGTTGGAAACCGTTGATAATTCGCAGAGGAGGCTGTTTCGGTCGCGCCAGTCGGCATCTTCGGGACTATAGCCAATAATCTTAAATTCAAAGGTGCCGGTAGAGGAAGTGAGTCTCATGGTGTTAAGAACTTTGATGTGAGTTAACCTTAAAACAATTATTTTAGGGAGGGGGTTTGATGAAATAGGGGCAAAGCTCATTTTTTAATGACGAAGCGAATCTTTTTAGAGCGAGGTGCCTGACCGCTTGACGCGGGTTTCTATCTTTGCGGTCGATTTCAATTAAGAATTACTAATCAATAACTACCAAACCACAAACATGGCAAAAGTGCTGATTATCGGTGCCGGCGGTGTAGGCAGTGTCGTAGCCCACAAGTGCGCGATGAATTCCGATGTATTTACGGAAATTATGCTGGCCAGCCGAACACTTGCTAAATGTGACAAAATTGCCGCCGAAATTAAAGAATTACACGGCGTAACGATACAAACGGCCCAGGTCGATGCCGATGTGGTGGCCGAAACGGTGCTGCTTATCAAACGGTTTAATCCGGTATTGGTCATTAACGTGGCTTTGCCTTATCAGGATCTGCCCATCATGGATGCCTGTCTGGAAACCAAAGTTCATTATTTAGATACGGCCAACTACGAACCCAAAGACGTTGCTAAGTTTGAATACAGCTGGCAATGGGCTTATAAAGAGCGGTTTGAGCAGGCAGGCCTGATGGCCTTACTTGGCTGCGGCTTCGACCCGGGTGCCACCCAGGTGTTCACGGCTTACGCAGCCAAGCATCAGTTCGACGAAATGCATTACCTCGATATTGTGGACTGCAACGCCGGCAATCACGGGAAAGCATTTGCTACTAACTTTAATCCGGAAATCAATATCCGCGAGATCACCCAACCGGGCCGCTACTGGGAAAACGGCGAATGGGTCGAAATCCCGGCCATGTCGATTCATAAGCCGATCGAGTACCCCGGAATAGGGGAGCGGGAGTCGTATGTGCTGTATCACGAAGAACTTGAGTCGCTGGTTAAAAACTTCCCAACCCTGAAACGCGCCCGTTTCTGGATGACCTTTGGGCAGCAGTACATCACGCACTTGCAGGTGCTGGAAAATGTGGGCATGACCAGCATTAAGCCGATCCAGTTCCAGGGCATGGACATTGTGCCGCTAGAGTTTCTGAAAGCGGTATTGCCGCCGCCCGACTCATTGGGTGAGAATTATACCGGACAAACCTCCATTGGCTGCCAGATCAAAGGCATCAAAGATGGTCAGGAAAAAACTTATTTTATCTGGAACAACTGCGACCATGCCGAAACGTACAAGGAGGTGCGCGGGCAGGCCGTAAGCTATACAACGGGTGTGCCTGCCATGATTGGCGCCATGCTGATGCTGAAAGGCGTCTGGATGAAACCAGGCGTTTGGAACTGCGAAGAACTTGATCCAGATCCATTTATCGAACAGATGAATCGCCAGGGTCTACCCGTCCAGGACAAGGTGAACGAACCACTGAGCGTAGAAGCTTAGGCAGCTTACTGAGTAATTAATTACAGCGAAAAACCACCGGCAACCCCGGTGGTTTTTCGCATTTAAGGGGACTTTTTCCACTTGACTAACCCATCTCCCCCAATTTGCGACGTTAAGTAAAAAAGGCTCTTTTTTGGTCACCCAGAAAAGGGGATATTGCCTAACTGCCTCACTGCAAGCCAATTCATTATGGTATTATCGTAGCTAGTAATCATCAAATACAACGGATTATTTCTATGAAAAAAGTTCTACCATTGATGGCAATGCTTAGCCTCATGAGCTACGCGTTTGCCCAGGAGCGCGAGGTGACGGGACGCGTTACGACAGCCGAAGAGGGGACACCACTGCCCGGCGTGACGGTGCAGATCAAAGGCACAACGCGGGGCACAACCGCCGGGGCCGACGGAGCCTATCGCATTAGTGTCGGCGGAGAAAATACCCTTATTTTCAGTTTTATTGGCGTCGAATCGCAGGAGGTTAGGGTAGGCACGCAGACGACGATCAACGTGGCGCTGAAAGCGGATACCAAACAGCTTCAGGAAGTGGTCGTTACGGCCCTGGGTGCCCAGCGGGAAAAGCGGACGCTAGGTTATGCCGTTTCTGATTTGAAGGGCGAAGAACTGACCCGGTCGGGAGAAGCCAACGTCATTCAGGGGTTGGCCGCCAAAACGGCAGGCGTGATTGTCACGGGTTCCGCCGGGACACCGGGAGCTTCGAGTAAGGTGGTGCTGCGCGGACCTTCGACGTTTACGGGGCAGCAACAGCCTCTTATTGTGGTGGACGGCGTACCGATTAATAATGAAACGTTCACGTCTTCTTCGGCTGATTATCCGTACAATGCCAACTTGCAAGGGGTGAACAACTCGAACCGGGCGCTGGACTTGAACCCGGACGATATTGAGTCGGTGACGATCCTGAAAGGCCCCGCCGCCGCTGCCCTGTACGGTGCCCGGGCTGGAAACGGAGCCATTGTGTACACCACCAAAAAAGGACGCAAGCAAAAAGGCATCGGTATTACGCTGAACTACCGCCTGGAACTCTCGCAGGTGAACAAACTGCCCAAATTGCAACGGGAATACGCCCAGGGCGTTGGCGGAAAATACATTACGGCCGATGCCGGACCAGACAACCAGCATGGAACCGACGATGACGGGAATATCGGGAGTACCAACAGCTGGGGACCGAAAATCGCGAGTGACCCAACGCTGCAATCGTTTGATAATGGGGGCAATTTCTTTAAAACGGCGGTGTCGCACAATACGAACGTGGCGTTGGTTGGGGGCAATGAAAAAGCCAACTTCCGAATCGCATTCGGGAATCTAACCCAGAACGGGGTGATCCCAAACACCGATTATGTTCGGAACAACGTGCGGATTACGGCGGAAGGAAACATGCTCGATAACCTCAAAATTGGCGGGACAGCGAGTTACACCAAATCGGGCGGCGTTAAAGCGCAGAACGGAAGCAACCTGGCGGGGGTTATGCTGAGTTTGCTTCGCGCACCCGCCTCGT of Tellurirhabdus bombi contains these proteins:
- a CDS encoding TetR/AcrR family transcriptional regulator yields the protein MKKIAKRNRQMTMQRILAALGDVIAEQGADKAGINAVADKAGINKVLIYRYFGGYEGLMQSFTEQSDFWTIFNDQFLENNRERMTTSSQNQVWSDYMVQFARAFRHRRVAQELLKWEIANSGSALSAHMTQTRQEALQKLVNQLSPDTRHDTKAVAAILLAAITQLSFLASANYKLFDIDLQSDEGWQRIERAIRQIYTCVDQA
- a CDS encoding WapI family immunity protein; the protein is MRLTSSTGTFEFKIIGYSPEDADWRDRNSLLCELSTVSNQEKHTQETPIRTWELNRLLENLQKIANQSSSHLTLNFSEPGLSMELVALPAEQYHLQVQLDHDLTPSWHPYNDFPCQLEITLSRQQLQEAIHDLARQLEAYPER
- a CDS encoding baeRF7 domain-containing protein — protein: MVLINSGKEKLLELAEQKHKHSISIFMPTHRRGKEVLERQDALTFKNHIQTARQTLKSQEVRPEEIDELMQPLETLLDDPNFWRHQQEGLAAFRNPDYFAVYHSPLPLENTFHINSRFLLQPLLPFAQPFPEYYVLQLGKNGVALYRANYFSIVPLDSEEEMPSSMDKVTKYYRFEKELQGFNAGMAGQGGVAAMYTSDDLANKEKNHLLADFFRLIDEGIRNLIGDQNAPLVIASVEYLQPIYREVNTYPHLHESGLTGNFDNVDINEIHRMANELLGDSLETKRQLRIEQYQNNNDNGLGSTDIRELLEAAASARIEALFVQTHTDVWGHFDEETMALTIHDSQQEESESLIDKLALLTMRYNGEVYVLDEVNLLGQQEPITAAALFRF
- a CDS encoding saccharopine dehydrogenase family protein, with amino-acid sequence MNNYQTTNMAKVLIIGAGGVGSVVAHKCAMNSDVFTEIMLASRTLAKCDKIAAEIKELHGVTIQTAQVDADVVAETVLLIKRFNPVLVINVALPYQDLPIMDACLETKVHYLDTANYEPKDVAKFEYSWQWAYKERFEQAGLMALLGCGFDPGATQVFTAYAAKHQFDEMHYLDIVDCNAGNHGKAFATNFNPEINIREITQPGRYWENGEWVEIPAMSIHKPIEYPGIGERESYVLYHEELESLVKNFPTLKRARFWMTFGQQYITHLQVLENVGMTSIKPIQFQGMDIVPLEFLKAVLPPPDSLGENYTGQTSIGCQIKGIKDGQEKTYFIWNNCDHAETYKEVRGQAVSYTTGVPAMIGAMLMLKGVWMKPGVWNCEELDPDPFIEQMNRQGLPVQDKVNEPLSVEA